One genomic region from Streptomyces sp. NBC_00582 encodes:
- a CDS encoding ABC transporter permease has product MSTATTTDTQELTPVSAESLTALLVAGERPARPSAWSTSLTFGWRAILKIKHVPEQLFDVTAFPIMMVLMYTYLFGGALAGSPQEYIQFLLPGILVMSVVMITMYTGVSVNTDIEKGVFDRFRSLPIWRPATMVGYLLGDALRYTIASVVMLTVGLVLGYRPDGGVGGVLAGIALLVVFSFAFSWIWTMFGLLLRTEKSVMGVSMMVIFPLTFLSNVFVDPHTMPGWLQAFVNNSPVTHLATAVRGLMAGDWPGAEIAWSLGWAALFVLVFGPITMRLYNRK; this is encoded by the coding sequence ATGAGCACCGCGACGACCACGGACACCCAGGAACTCACCCCGGTGAGCGCCGAGTCGCTGACCGCGCTGCTCGTGGCCGGTGAACGGCCGGCGCGCCCGAGTGCCTGGTCGACGTCGCTGACCTTCGGCTGGCGGGCGATCCTCAAGATCAAGCACGTGCCGGAGCAGCTCTTCGACGTCACCGCGTTCCCGATCATGATGGTGCTGATGTACACGTACCTGTTCGGGGGCGCCCTGGCCGGCTCCCCGCAGGAGTACATCCAGTTCCTGCTGCCGGGCATCCTGGTGATGTCGGTCGTGATGATCACGATGTACACGGGTGTCTCGGTGAACACCGACATCGAGAAGGGCGTCTTCGACCGGTTCCGCTCGCTGCCGATCTGGCGGCCGGCGACGATGGTCGGCTATCTCCTCGGCGACGCCCTGCGCTACACGATCGCCTCCGTCGTGATGCTGACCGTCGGGCTCGTCCTCGGCTACCGCCCGGACGGCGGTGTCGGCGGCGTGCTCGCGGGCATCGCCCTGCTGGTCGTCTTCTCGTTCGCCTTCTCGTGGATCTGGACCATGTTCGGGCTGCTGCTGCGCACCGAGAAGTCGGTGATGGGCGTCAGCATGATGGTGATCTTCCCGCTCACCTTCCTGTCGAACGTGTTCGTCGACCCGCACACCATGCCGGGCTGGCTGCAGGCCTTCGTCAACAACAGCCCGGTGACCCATCTGGCGACGGCGGTACGGGGCCTGATGGCCGGGGACTGGCCGGGTGCCGAGATCGCCTGGTCGCTGGGGTGGGCCGCGCTGTTCGTGCTGGTCTTCGGGCCGATCACGATGCGGCTCTACAACCGCAAGTAG
- a CDS encoding potassium channel family protein: MKDQERQPTGPVRLSLVRSLWYRSRREARDDAEAGRSITMPVNVGAPPLQQVLRRLAMALLVLALTTLIVYADHEGYNDNSDGSVDFLDSAYYATVTLSTTGYGDITPVSDTARLVNILVITPLRVLFLIILVGTTLEVLTERTRQQVRIHRWRMRTRDHVVVVGYGTKGRHAVETLVGQGIAKERIVVVDSQRKASEAAGDDGLVAITGDATRSEVLRRAEVPHASRVIVAPQRDDTAALVTLTARQLNRRATIVVAAREDENVPLLRQSGANTVVTSSSSAGRLLGVSMVSPTVAKTLEDLMTLGSGLTLVERPVAAGEEGQSPRSSADLVVAVVRGRQLLDYADPRLTLLQQGDRVITVRRAVPAAEQV, from the coding sequence ATGAAGGACCAGGAACGACAGCCCACCGGGCCGGTGCGGCTCTCCCTCGTCAGGTCCCTCTGGTACCGCTCCCGCCGGGAGGCCCGCGACGACGCCGAGGCCGGGCGGTCCATCACCATGCCGGTGAACGTGGGCGCGCCCCCGCTCCAGCAGGTGCTGCGTCGCCTCGCCATGGCCCTGCTGGTGCTGGCCCTGACCACTTTGATCGTCTACGCCGACCACGAGGGCTACAACGACAACTCCGACGGCTCCGTGGACTTCCTCGACTCCGCCTACTACGCCACGGTCACCCTCTCCACCACCGGCTACGGCGACATCACCCCCGTCAGCGACACCGCCCGGCTGGTCAACATCCTCGTCATCACCCCGCTGCGCGTGCTGTTCCTGATCATCCTGGTCGGCACCACCCTGGAGGTCCTCACCGAGCGCACCCGGCAGCAGGTCCGCATCCACCGCTGGCGCATGCGCACCCGTGATCACGTCGTGGTCGTCGGATACGGCACGAAGGGCCGGCACGCGGTGGAGACGCTGGTCGGGCAGGGCATCGCCAAGGAACGGATCGTGGTCGTGGACAGCCAGCGCAAGGCCTCCGAAGCGGCCGGCGACGACGGGCTGGTGGCGATCACCGGGGACGCCACCCGCAGCGAGGTACTGCGGCGCGCCGAGGTCCCGCACGCCTCCCGGGTGATCGTCGCCCCGCAACGCGACGACACGGCCGCCCTGGTCACCCTGACGGCCCGGCAGCTCAACCGGCGCGCCACGATCGTGGTGGCCGCCCGGGAGGACGAGAACGTGCCCCTGCTTCGGCAGTCCGGTGCGAACACCGTGGTCACCAGCTCGTCCTCGGCCGGTCGGCTGCTCGGTGTCTCGATGGTCAGCCCGACCGTGGCGAAGACCCTGGAGGACCTGATGACCCTCGGCAGCGGGCTGACCCTCGTGGAACGCCCCGTCGCCGCGGGGGAGGAAGGACAGTCGCCCCGCAGCTCCGCGGACCTGGTCGTGGCCGTCGTCCGGGGCCGACAGCTTCTCGACTACGCCGACCCCCGGCTCACCCTGCTCCAGCAGGGGGACCGGGTGATCACGGTCCGCCGAGCCGTTCCGGCGGCCGAACAGGTGTGA
- a CDS encoding molybdopterin molybdotransferase MoeA, whose amino-acid sequence MTRRGIRTGRDEKAPDAEGFDVEEVLALVNDGKGPARPAGDSEPGPAAPRPGDGGAGPTGGTHRAVSTPSPGDRHAPRHHATPWPEARTIAARAARSQAARRAPVSVTLGDALGLVLAAPLTALTDLPSFDTSAMDGWAVAGPGPWRVRDEGVLAGSTTPERLADGEAVGIATGARIPPDTTAVLRSEHGRTDAQGRLHPTRDMSHGQDIRPRGQECRSGDQLLPAGAVVTPAVLGLAAAAGYDTLAAVPRPRAEVFVLGDELLTEGRPHDGLIRDALGPMLPPWLRALGAEVVAVRRIGDDEKALHRAVSRSSADLIVTTGGTASGPVDHVHPVLRRVDAELLVDGVQVRPGHPMLLARTKEDQHLVGLPGNPLAAVSGLLTLAEPLLATLSARPAQERYALPLRDEVHGHPYDTRLVPVVLRGDHVLPLHYNGPAMLRGVAAADALAVVPPGGARAGQPTELLDLPWATAGVTGCFT is encoded by the coding sequence ATGACCCGCCGCGGCATCCGTACGGGCCGGGACGAGAAGGCCCCCGATGCCGAGGGCTTCGACGTCGAGGAGGTGCTCGCCCTCGTGAACGACGGCAAGGGCCCCGCCCGCCCGGCCGGCGACTCCGAGCCCGGGCCGGCCGCCCCACGCCCCGGAGACGGCGGAGCCGGTCCCACCGGCGGCACCCACCGCGCAGTCTCCACGCCCTCTCCGGGTGACCGCCACGCCCCCCGGCACCACGCCACCCCCTGGCCCGAGGCCCGGACCATCGCCGCCCGGGCCGCCCGGTCCCAGGCTGCCCGCCGCGCCCCCGTCTCCGTGACCCTCGGCGACGCCCTCGGTCTCGTCCTCGCCGCGCCGCTGACCGCCCTCACCGACCTGCCCTCCTTCGACACCTCCGCCATGGACGGCTGGGCGGTCGCGGGCCCGGGCCCCTGGCGGGTCCGGGACGAGGGTGTGCTGGCCGGCAGCACCACCCCCGAGCGCCTCGCCGACGGCGAGGCCGTCGGGATCGCCACCGGCGCCCGGATCCCCCCGGACACCACGGCGGTCCTGCGCAGCGAACACGGCCGCACCGACGCCCAGGGCCGGCTGCACCCGACCCGGGACATGAGCCACGGCCAGGACATCCGCCCCCGCGGCCAGGAGTGCCGCAGCGGCGATCAGTTGCTGCCCGCCGGCGCGGTGGTGACCCCGGCCGTCCTCGGCCTCGCCGCGGCCGCCGGCTACGACACCCTGGCCGCCGTACCGCGGCCCCGCGCCGAGGTGTTCGTCCTGGGCGACGAACTGCTCACCGAGGGCCGTCCGCACGACGGTCTGATCCGGGACGCGCTCGGTCCGATGCTGCCGCCGTGGCTGCGGGCCCTCGGCGCCGAGGTCGTCGCGGTGCGGCGGATCGGCGACGACGAGAAGGCCCTGCACCGGGCCGTCAGCCGGTCCTCCGCGGACCTGATCGTCACCACCGGCGGCACCGCCTCGGGACCCGTCGACCATGTCCACCCCGTCCTGCGCCGCGTCGACGCCGAACTCCTCGTCGACGGTGTCCAGGTGCGCCCCGGCCACCCCATGCTGCTGGCCCGCACCAAGGAGGACCAGCACCTCGTCGGGCTGCCCGGCAACCCCCTCGCGGCCGTCTCCGGCCTCCTCACGCTCGCCGAGCCCCTGCTCGCAACCCTGTCCGCCCGACCCGCCCAGGAGCGGTACGCGCTGCCTCTGCGGGACGAGGTGCACGGGCATCCGTACGACACCCGGCTCGTCCCGGTGGTGCTGCGCGGCGACCATGTCCTGCCGCTGCACTACAACGGTCCGGCGATGCTCCGGGGCGTCGCGGCGGCCGATGCGCTGGCCGTCGTACCGCCGGGTGGTGCCCGGGCGGGTCAACCGACGGAACTCCTCGACCTGCCGTGGGCGACGGCCGGGGTCACTGGCTGTTTCACGTGA
- a CDS encoding NTP transferase domain-containing protein, with protein sequence MTSFEHSGTPAGRPPGRTAVAYDAVVLAGGGARRLGGADKPGVRVGGRALLDRVLAACADASATVVVADPRPTVRPVRWAREEPPGAGPVAALDAGLRRTTADDVLVLSADLPFLAAGTVRRLLTALRAGTADGALLTDADGRDQPLVAAYRTAALRRELAPLGAAPGGLTGLPLRRLTAGLHLTRVPDPVASFDCDTWDDIATARARIREHDHVLDEWISAVKDELGIDLDVDTGVLLDLARDAAHGVARPAAPLTTFLVGYAAARAEGGPEAVAEAAHRAAALALRWAKEAEEPGSTASDGSTAAQPGDPAPDAG encoded by the coding sequence GTGACCTCGTTCGAGCACTCCGGCACCCCCGCCGGCCGTCCGCCGGGGCGGACCGCCGTCGCGTACGACGCCGTCGTGCTCGCCGGCGGCGGCGCCCGGCGGCTCGGCGGCGCCGACAAGCCCGGTGTGCGGGTGGGCGGACGGGCGCTGCTCGACCGGGTGCTCGCCGCCTGCGCCGACGCGTCCGCCACCGTCGTGGTCGCCGATCCCCGGCCCACCGTCCGGCCCGTGCGCTGGGCGCGCGAGGAGCCGCCGGGCGCGGGTCCCGTGGCCGCGCTCGACGCCGGGCTGCGCCGCACCACGGCCGACGACGTCCTCGTCCTCTCCGCCGACCTGCCCTTCCTCGCCGCCGGCACCGTACGGCGGCTGCTGACCGCCCTGCGCGCGGGCACCGCCGACGGAGCGCTGCTCACCGACGCCGACGGGCGCGACCAGCCGCTCGTCGCCGCCTACCGCACGGCCGCCCTGCGCCGCGAGCTGGCGCCGCTCGGCGCGGCCCCCGGCGGCCTCACGGGGCTGCCTCTGCGCCGGCTGACCGCCGGCCTCCACCTCACTCGCGTCCCCGACCCCGTCGCGTCCTTCGACTGCGACACCTGGGACGACATCGCCACCGCCAGGGCACGCATCAGGGAGCATGACCACGTGTTGGACGAATGGATTTCCGCAGTCAAGGACGAGCTGGGCATCGACCTCGACGTCGACACCGGCGTGCTCCTCGATCTCGCCCGGGACGCCGCCCACGGTGTGGCGCGGCCCGCCGCGCCGCTGACGACCTTCCTGGTCGGCTATGCGGCGGCCCGGGCCGAGGGAGGCCCGGAGGCCGTCGCCGAGGCCGCCCACAGGGCCGCGGCCCTGGCTCTGCGCTGGGCCAAGGAGGCGGAGGAGCCGGGCTCGACGGCCTCCGACGGCTCCACCGCCGCACAGCCCGGCGACCCGGCACCGGACGCGGGATGA
- a CDS encoding dihydrolipoamide acetyltransferase family protein, translating into MAQVLEFKLPDLGEGLTEAEIVRWLVQVGDVVVVDQPVVEVETAKAMVEVPCPYGGVVTARFGEEGTELPVGAPLITVAVGAPASGGSPEGSGNVLVGYGTSEAPARRRRVRSAQPAPAAPAPAVTPAPATPSARPGRSEGPVPVISPLVRRLARENGLDLRELTGSGRDGLILRADVENALRAAATAPEPTPLSVAPPVSLTGGHRVPLKGVRGAVADKLSRSRREIPDATCWVDADATELMRARAAMNAAGGPKISLLALLARICTAALARFPELNSTVDQEAREIVRFDQVHLGFAAQTERGLVVPVVRDAQARDAEGLTAEFARLTEVARDGRLTPGELTGGTFTLNNYGVFGVDGSTPIINHPEAAMLGVGRIVPRPWVHEGELAVRQVVQLSLTFDHRVCDGGTAGGFLRYVADCVEQPAVLLRTL; encoded by the coding sequence ATGGCACAGGTGCTGGAGTTCAAGCTCCCCGACCTCGGTGAGGGGCTCACCGAGGCGGAGATCGTGCGCTGGCTCGTCCAGGTCGGCGACGTCGTCGTCGTGGACCAGCCGGTCGTCGAGGTCGAGACGGCCAAGGCGATGGTCGAGGTGCCCTGCCCCTACGGCGGTGTGGTCACCGCCCGCTTCGGCGAGGAGGGCACCGAACTGCCCGTCGGCGCCCCCCTGATCACGGTCGCCGTCGGAGCGCCGGCCTCCGGCGGTTCACCGGAGGGCTCGGGCAACGTGCTGGTGGGATACGGCACCTCGGAGGCACCGGCGCGACGCAGGCGGGTGCGGTCCGCGCAACCGGCCCCGGCCGCTCCCGCCCCGGCCGTGACTCCCGCGCCTGCCACGCCTTCCGCTCGTCCCGGGCGCTCCGAGGGCCCGGTTCCGGTGATCTCCCCGCTGGTGCGTCGGCTCGCCCGCGAGAACGGGCTGGACCTGCGGGAGCTGACGGGCTCCGGCCGGGACGGGCTGATCCTGCGCGCGGACGTGGAGAACGCCCTCAGGGCGGCCGCGACCGCTCCCGAACCCACCCCCCTCTCCGTGGCCCCTCCCGTCTCCCTCACCGGCGGCCACCGCGTCCCTCTCAAGGGGGTCCGGGGCGCCGTCGCGGACAAGCTCTCCCGCAGCCGTCGGGAGATCCCCGACGCGACCTGCTGGGTGGACGCCGACGCGACCGAGCTGATGCGCGCCCGGGCCGCGATGAACGCCGCCGGCGGCCCGAAGATCTCCCTCCTCGCGCTGCTCGCCCGTATCTGCACCGCCGCCCTGGCCCGTTTCCCGGAGCTGAACTCCACCGTCGACCAGGAGGCGCGTGAGATCGTCCGGTTCGACCAGGTGCACCTGGGTTTCGCCGCGCAGACCGAGCGGGGACTGGTCGTGCCCGTCGTGCGCGACGCCCAGGCCCGGGACGCCGAGGGGCTCACCGCCGAGTTCGCCCGGCTCACCGAGGTGGCCAGGGACGGCCGTCTCACCCCCGGTGAGCTGACCGGCGGGACCTTCACGCTCAACAACTACGGCGTCTTCGGTGTCGACGGCTCCACGCCGATCATCAACCATCCCGAGGCGGCCATGCTCGGCGTCGGCCGGATCGTCCCCCGGCCGTGGGTGCACGAGGGCGAGCTGGCCGTGCGCCAGGTCGTCCAGCTCTCGCTGACCTTCGACCACCGGGTCTGCGACGGCGGCACCGCCGGAGGCTTCCTGCGGTACGTCGCGGACTGCGTGGAACAGCCGGCGGTGCTCCTGCGCACGCTGTGA
- a CDS encoding alpha-ketoacid dehydrogenase subunit beta — MTTVALKPATMAQALTRALRDAMAADPSVHVLGEDVGALGGVFRVTDGLAKEFGEDRCTDTPLAEAGILGTAVGMAMYGLRPVVEMQFDAFAYPAFEQLISHVARMRNRTRGRMPLPITIRVPYGGGIGGVEHHSDSSEAYYMATPGLHVVTPATVADAYGLLRAAIASDDPVVVLEPKRLYWSKDTWNPEEPQPVDPIGRAVVRRSGRSATLITYGPSVPVCLEAAEAARAEGWDLEVVDLRSLVPFDDETVAASVRRTGRAVVVHESGSYGGPGGEIAARVTERCFHHLEAPVLRVAGFDIPYPPPMLERHHLPGVDRILDAVARLQWEAGN; from the coding sequence ATGACCACCGTCGCCCTCAAGCCCGCCACCATGGCGCAGGCCCTCACGCGCGCGCTGCGCGACGCGATGGCCGCCGACCCGTCCGTGCACGTCCTGGGCGAGGACGTGGGCGCCCTCGGCGGTGTCTTCCGGGTCACCGACGGACTCGCCAAGGAGTTCGGCGAGGACCGCTGCACCGACACCCCGCTCGCCGAGGCCGGCATCCTCGGCACCGCCGTCGGCATGGCCATGTACGGACTGCGCCCGGTCGTCGAGATGCAGTTCGACGCCTTCGCCTACCCGGCGTTCGAGCAGCTCATCAGCCATGTCGCCCGGATGCGCAACCGCACCCGCGGCCGGATGCCCCTGCCGATCACGATCCGCGTCCCCTACGGCGGCGGCATCGGCGGCGTCGAGCACCACAGCGACTCCTCCGAGGCCTACTACATGGCCACCCCGGGGCTCCACGTCGTCACCCCCGCCACCGTCGCCGACGCCTACGGCCTGCTGCGCGCAGCCATCGCCTCCGACGACCCCGTGGTCGTCCTCGAACCCAAGCGGCTGTACTGGTCCAAGGACACCTGGAACCCCGAGGAGCCGCAGCCCGTCGACCCGATCGGACGCGCCGTCGTGCGCCGCTCCGGCCGCAGCGCGACCCTGATCACGTACGGCCCGTCGGTCCCCGTCTGCCTCGAAGCCGCCGAGGCGGCCCGCGCCGAGGGCTGGGACCTGGAAGTCGTCGACCTGCGCTCCCTGGTGCCCTTCGACGACGAGACGGTCGCCGCCTCGGTCCGTCGTACCGGGCGCGCGGTCGTCGTCCACGAGTCGGGCTCCTACGGCGGCCCCGGCGGGGAGATCGCGGCCCGCGTCACGGAACGCTGCTTCCACCACCTGGAGGCACCGGTGCTCCGGGTCGCCGGCTTCGACATCCCCTACCCGCCGCCGATGCTGGAGCGCCACCACCTGCCCGGCGTCGACCGCATCCTGGACGCCGTGGCACGGCTGCAGTGGGAGGCCGGGAACTGA
- the pdhA gene encoding pyruvate dehydrogenase (acetyl-transferring) E1 component subunit alpha, translating to MTVMEQRGAYRPTPPPAWQPRTDPAPLLPDAEPYRVLGTEQAAKADPELLRRLYAHLVLGRRYNAQATALTKQGRLAVYPSSTGQEACEVAAALALKDRDWLFPSYRDTLAVVARGVDPVEALTLLRGDWHTGYDPYEHRVAPLCTPLATQLPHAVGLAHAARLKGDDVVALAMVGDGGTSEGDFHEALNFAAVWQAPVVFLVQNNGFAISVPLAKQTAAPSLAHKAVGYGMPGRLVDGNDAAAVHEVLTDAVRHAREGGGPTLVEAVTYRIEAHTNADDATRYRGDAEVEAWREHDPILLLERELTARGELDDQARQAARDAAETMAADLRARMNQDPVLDPRDLFAHVYAEDTPQLREQRALLEAELAAEQEGADR from the coding sequence ATGACGGTCATGGAGCAGCGGGGCGCGTACCGGCCGACCCCGCCGCCCGCCTGGCAGCCCCGCACCGACCCCGCGCCGCTGCTGCCGGACGCGGAGCCCTACCGCGTCCTCGGCACCGAGCAGGCCGCGAAGGCCGATCCGGAGCTGCTGCGGCGGCTGTACGCCCATCTGGTGCTGGGCCGCCGCTACAACGCCCAGGCCACCGCCCTCACCAAGCAGGGGCGGCTCGCCGTCTACCCCTCCAGCACCGGTCAGGAGGCCTGCGAGGTCGCCGCCGCGCTGGCCCTGAAGGACCGCGACTGGCTCTTCCCCAGCTACCGCGACACCCTCGCGGTCGTCGCCCGCGGTGTCGACCCCGTCGAGGCGCTCACCCTGCTGCGCGGCGACTGGCACACCGGCTACGACCCGTACGAGCACCGCGTGGCCCCCCTGTGCACCCCGCTCGCCACCCAGCTCCCGCACGCCGTGGGCCTCGCGCACGCCGCCCGCCTCAAGGGCGACGACGTGGTCGCGCTCGCCATGGTCGGCGACGGCGGCACCAGCGAGGGCGACTTCCACGAGGCGCTGAACTTCGCCGCCGTGTGGCAGGCCCCGGTCGTCTTCCTCGTCCAGAACAACGGCTTCGCGATCTCCGTTCCGCTCGCCAAGCAGACCGCCGCCCCCTCCCTCGCCCACAAGGCCGTCGGCTACGGCATGCCGGGCCGCCTGGTCGACGGCAACGACGCGGCCGCCGTGCACGAGGTCCTCACCGACGCCGTACGGCACGCGCGCGAGGGCGGTGGCCCGACCCTCGTCGAGGCCGTCACGTACCGCATCGAGGCGCACACCAACGCCGACGACGCCACCCGCTACCGGGGCGACGCCGAGGTCGAGGCCTGGCGCGAGCACGACCCGATCCTGCTGCTGGAGCGCGAGCTCACCGCGCGCGGTGAGCTCGACGACCAGGCCCGGCAGGCCGCGCGGGACGCCGCCGAGACGATGGCCGCCGATCTGCGCGCCCGCATGAACCAGGACCCGGTCCTCGACCCCCGGGACCTCTTCGCCCACGTGTACGCCGAGGACACGCCCCAGTTGCGCGAACAACGCGCCCTGCTGGAGGCCGAACTCGCGGCGGAGCAGGAAGGCGCCGACCGATGA
- a CDS encoding Lrp/AsnC family transcriptional regulator, whose translation MAPEQMAEYPETGESAQEPPPARPLDAIDRDILQMLQADGRASIRSVAERVHVSRANAYARINRLVEDGVIRGFGARVNHERAGQGTSAYITLKIVQNTWRTVREQLRQLPGASHIALVGGDFDVLLLVHTPDNRALREVVLTRLQAIPEVLSTRTLLVFEEEDLEPQG comes from the coding sequence ATGGCACCTGAACAAATGGCCGAGTACCCGGAGACCGGGGAGAGCGCGCAGGAGCCGCCGCCGGCGCGTCCGCTCGACGCCATCGACCGGGACATCCTGCAGATGCTCCAGGCGGACGGCCGGGCCTCGATACGGTCGGTCGCCGAACGGGTGCACGTCTCGCGGGCCAACGCCTACGCGCGGATCAACCGGCTCGTCGAGGACGGCGTCATCCGGGGCTTCGGCGCCCGGGTGAACCATGAGCGCGCCGGGCAGGGGACCAGCGCGTACATCACGCTCAAGATCGTGCAGAACACCTGGCGGACCGTGCGCGAGCAGCTCAGACAGCTGCCCGGCGCCTCCCACATCGCCCTGGTCGGGGGCGATTTCGATGTGCTGCTCCTGGTGCACACGCCCGACAACAGGGCGCTGCGCGAGGTCGTGCTGACCCGGCTCCAGGCCATCCCCGAGGTGCTCAGCACCCGCACGCTGCTGGTGTTCGAGGAGGAGGACCTGGAGCCGCAGGGGTAG
- a CDS encoding TetR/AcrR family transcriptional regulator, with protein sequence MTTAKRDTYTPETLLSVAVQVFNERGYDGTSMEHLSRAAGISKSSIYHHVAGKEELLRRAVSRALDELFGIMEEEHARVGRAVERLEYVVRRMVEVLIGELPYVTLLLRVRGNTDTERWALERRRDFDHRVAELLKAAAADGDVRGDVEVRLATRLVFGMINSIVEWYRPGGRGMAEGDVADAVVRLVFAGLRTEH encoded by the coding sequence GTGACCACCGCCAAGCGCGACACGTACACCCCGGAGACCCTGCTCTCCGTCGCCGTCCAGGTCTTCAACGAGCGCGGCTACGACGGCACCTCCATGGAGCACCTCTCCCGTGCGGCGGGCATCTCCAAGTCGTCGATCTACCACCATGTGGCCGGCAAGGAGGAGCTGCTGCGCCGGGCCGTCAGCCGGGCCCTGGACGAGCTGTTCGGGATCATGGAGGAGGAGCACGCGCGCGTGGGGCGGGCCGTGGAGCGCCTGGAGTACGTCGTACGGCGCATGGTCGAGGTCCTCATCGGCGAGCTGCCGTACGTCACGCTGCTGCTGCGCGTGCGCGGCAACACCGACACCGAGCGGTGGGCCCTGGAACGGCGCCGGGACTTCGACCACCGGGTCGCCGAGCTGCTCAAGGCGGCCGCCGCCGACGGGGACGTGCGCGGCGACGTGGAGGTGCGGCTCGCCACCCGGCTGGTCTTCGGGATGATCAACTCCATCGTCGAGTGGTACCGGCCGGGCGGCCGCGGGATGGCCGAGGGCGATGTGGCCGACGCGGTGGTACGGCTGGTCTTCGCCGGCCTGCGCACCGAGCACTGA
- a CDS encoding 3-hydroxyacyl-CoA dehydrogenase, with product MTALDLSSPVAVVGTGTMGQGIAQVALVAGHPVRLYDAVPGRARDAAAAIGARLDRLVEKNRLAASDRDIARARLVAADSLDDLADCGLVVEAVLERLDVKQELFRQLEEVVGEHCLLATNTSSLSVTAIGGALRNAGRFVGLHFFNPAPVLPLVEVVSGYATDVTSATRAYETARSWGKTPVACADTPGFIVNRIARPFYAEAFAVHEAQGADPATIDAVLRESGGFRMGAFELTDLIGQDVNESVTHSVWQSFFQDVRFTPSLSQRRLVESGRLGRKTGQGWYDYRDEAERAEPHTAEKQQAPAYVLAEGDLGPASELLALIREAGIQVREDEEDHGTRLVLPGGGQLALADGQTSVEFRDVVYFDLALDYRKATRIALSASQDTSPQTLSEAIGLFQALGKDVSVIGDVPGMIVARTVARIVDLAHDAVAKGVATEEDIDTAMRLGVNYPLGPFEWSRRLGRMWAFSLLDDLHERDPSGRYAPSLALYRHSFATEKREGAS from the coding sequence ATGACAGCACTCGACCTCAGCAGCCCCGTGGCCGTCGTCGGCACCGGCACCATGGGCCAGGGCATCGCCCAGGTCGCGCTGGTCGCCGGACACCCCGTGCGGCTGTACGACGCCGTGCCCGGCCGGGCACGGGACGCGGCCGCCGCGATCGGCGCCCGCCTCGACCGGCTGGTGGAGAAGAACCGTCTCGCCGCCTCCGACCGGGACATCGCCCGCGCCCGTCTGGTGGCCGCGGACAGCCTCGACGACCTCGCGGACTGCGGACTGGTCGTGGAGGCCGTCCTGGAGCGCCTGGACGTCAAACAGGAGCTCTTCCGCCAACTGGAGGAGGTGGTCGGCGAGCACTGTCTGCTCGCGACCAACACGTCCTCCCTGTCGGTGACGGCCATCGGCGGCGCCCTGCGCAACGCCGGCCGTTTCGTGGGCCTGCACTTCTTCAACCCGGCGCCGGTGCTGCCGCTGGTCGAGGTCGTCTCCGGGTACGCCACCGACGTCACCTCGGCCACGCGCGCGTACGAGACGGCACGCTCCTGGGGCAAGACCCCGGTCGCCTGCGCCGACACCCCCGGGTTCATCGTCAACCGCATCGCGCGGCCCTTCTACGCCGAGGCCTTCGCCGTCCACGAGGCGCAGGGCGCCGACCCGGCCACCATCGACGCGGTGCTGCGCGAGTCCGGCGGCTTCCGGATGGGCGCCTTCGAACTGACCGACCTGATCGGGCAGGACGTCAACGAGTCCGTCACGCACTCGGTGTGGCAGTCCTTCTTCCAGGACGTCCGCTTCACCCCCTCGCTCTCCCAGCGCCGCCTCGTCGAGTCCGGCCGCCTCGGCCGCAAGACCGGCCAGGGCTGGTACGACTACCGGGACGAGGCGGAGCGCGCCGAGCCGCACACCGCCGAGAAGCAGCAGGCGCCCGCCTACGTCCTCGCCGAGGGCGACCTGGGCCCCGCCTCCGAGTTGCTCGCGCTGATCCGCGAGGCGGGCATCCAGGTCCGCGAGGACGAGGAGGACCACGGCACCCGGCTGGTGCTGCCCGGCGGAGGCCAGCTCGCCCTCGCCGACGGCCAGACCTCCGTGGAGTTCCGCGACGTCGTCTACTTCGACCTCGCGCTCGACTACCGCAAGGCCACCCGGATCGCCCTGTCCGCCTCCCAGGACACCTCGCCGCAGACCCTGTCCGAGGCGATCGGCCTGTTCCAGGCGCTCGGCAAGGACGTCAGCGTCATCGGCGACGTCCCCGGCATGATCGTCGCCCGCACGGTCGCCCGGATCGTCGACCTCGCGCACGACGCCGTCGCCAAGGGTGTCGCCACCGAGGAGGACATCGACACCGCGATGCGCCTCGGCGTGAACTACCCCCTCGGCCCCTTCGAGTGGAGCCGCCGCCTGGGCCGTATGTGGGCGTTCTCCCTCCTGGACGACCTGCACGAGCGCGACCCCTCCGGCCGCTACGCGCCCTCCCTCGCGCTGTACCGGCACTCCTTCGCCACCGAGAAGAGGGAGGGCGCCTCGTGA